AAGTCATTCCAAACGACCAGATTCCCGAAGAACATCTGCCTGACCCATCGTCTGGCATCACACTCCACGATTATCAGAAGGAGTTCATCCGATGGATGCTGAGTAGACAGGCCATTCCGGACACCGACACGTCTGAGACACCTACCACAGTTACCAATGACTGACGATACTACTGATCCTGATACCCCCGCCGACGAACCGCTTTTCAAGACACTGCGATCGCAGGCCAAAACCCACGCCGAAGCAACCCTCCAAGATCCACTCGCCCACGTCACAGCACAGGCCGGGTTTCTCTGGATGCTCTTGGGAGGCCAAGCCTCCCTCTACGTGATGCCCGTCGTCGCAGCGAACACCTCGACGATCGGGAGTGTATTCTGTTCAACTCCAGTTGCCGACGGAATCGGACTCATCTTCGGCGCGATCGCCGGCCTGGGACTCCCAGCGACGATGTTCTTCATGGGCCGTTCGGGCCTCTCATACATGCGATCCTCGGGGAACCCGAACAAGAAAAACAAGGCCCGGTCCGATCTGATCCTGACCGCCACCGGCTTCGGGATCGTTGCCCTCGCGATTGTCGCTCCCGAACTCGTCGACAAGGTCGGCAGTACGATCGGCTTTGGCTTCTCCAGCTGTGTGATGCCATACTAATCCCGGATACTGCCTCGTCCCCATGTCCCCTGTGCTCAAAATCGGTCTGTTGGTCCTCTCCCTCGCTGCGATAGTCGGTCCGGCCGCCGCCGGTTCGGCATCCCAGACAGCCAGCGACGCGGCTGTCAATAGTGAGATATCCCACGATCTCGGCAGTGAGTACCGACAGGTCGACTGCTTCAACGGGTCCTCTTCGCCCACGAAACATCCGAACGCGACGAAACTCCCCTCGCGGGTTCACTCACTCAACGAGACACAGTTCCGCATGTACTGGTCCGGTGACATGGATTATACGAATCCGAACATCAGCCGGAGCCAGATCCGAGGGCCTGCCAGCTTCCGGGGAGCGACCGCCTGCCAAGACGATATCTGGTTTCCCTCCCCGCCCGACATGAGTGGGTGGAACAACCAGGAGTTGAAGCGGTACAACTCGCTGGGAAAACGAATCTCGGTCTATCCAGACCGTGCAAAGCTGAAATCCAACGGATCGATCAGAGACGCCTACATTGAGATAGTCCGGGTGACCCCTTCCACCGTCGTTCATCACAGCAATAACACAACGCAGTACGTTCGGTCAAATGGGTCAGTGAAGGCGATTGCGAACTATCGTGTCGAGACCCCTCCGCCGGTCATCAAGCCAACACGGACCGTCATATGGACCGTCTTGGACGCTGAAATCGAAGATCCGGAATTATGGATCAACGGCTCAATCGAGGACTCCGTCTCCTCGACGACAAAGCCGACGTTCCAGTTCACGAACACTACCGGGAACTCGACCCTAAAAGTCAACGGGACAGTCGATGTGGCTCTGCAAAAGACGACGACGTTCAGCGCCAATGGGACGGTCAAAACCTCGAAGCAGGTTGTGACCCAGGATATCTCAGATACGCGGCGAGTGAGGACTCAGCGGCTGAACGGAACGACAGTGTATGGAGAGACAGCTGTCCATCGTAACAGCACAGGCGCCGTTGTGAATGTCCCCCGGATGTGGCAAAACATCAAGTTCACAACCATCGACCGGACTGTTCACAGCCGGTGGTTCTTTTACACTCGGAGCCCGCCTGGATGGGAACACTGGTCGAAGTCGACGAGCCCACGGAGCAAACCAGGTGGGCCGCCGTTCAATGAGATCCGGCCGCTACAAGTTCACGCTGTCCCAATAAAAAGCGCTCCAACAAGCGGATTACGAGAGGAAAAGCGGGGAGCGGATCGCACATTCCTCGATGGGAGCCGGGGCTACACCCGGAGCAACCGAGAGTTCCGCGTCGCAAAAGCGACCGGGCCAAACACGTCTGGTCCTGTCAACACCTCACAGACAGTAAACATAGACGTATCTGAAGAATACAGGAGGACCAAACGAGTCGAAGTTCGGGACGCTGGCTCGAACAACCCATACAAGTACCAAGATATCATGGTGAAGGGGATTGTCCGCGGAAGCCAGCAATCGGCCCGGCTTCGGAATCCCACTGTGGTCCACCCGGCTAACCTGACTGCCAAGGTAACGAACCGGAGCAAGAAAGGGACAGAGTTCGAGATCTCAATTCTGTCGCCCACCGACCAGCCGGTTAAAAAAGGGACGCTGATTCTTGATCCTGGGCAGCCAGGTGCGAGAACTGGCATTAATATAACTCACGCATACACAACCGGTGGCGCTCCCCGGTCCCCTGCGACAGTCATAAACACGTACGCCAGCGGCACCATCGTCGTTAGAATCCCTCAGACAAACATTCGGGAGTTCGAGATGCTGTATATCCCACCGGAGCCGTGGTGGGATCAGTACATACGCCTTGGGCCGGTTGTCGCGGCGATGGGGAAAACTAGGACGACCCTGCGCGTTGGAACAGGGCTCCCACCGTTCAAACGCTTGATCGAACTGGCAGTGGTGACATTGCTATGGTTTGGACCGCTGCTGGGGATGCTATACCTCGCAGATGTATTGACAAACGGACGACTCATCGGACTGTATTCCAATGACTCACAACACGAATTCGCAGACTGACCCACGTATCGACCGTCGAACCATGCTCAGCCTCACCGGGAGTGGGATGACCGCTCTAGCTGGCTGTATCGGTGGCTCTGGATCGTCATCACCAGATTCAACGGCCACTCCAAGCCCAACGGAAGTTGAAGAAATCAGGAAAATCGAGTATAACACCCCAACCGAAGCGACGCTTGGTTCAGATATCTGGCTAGATATCACTCTCCGCGAGGGACACGGGATACGGAAAATAAATCTAATTTCTGATGGTGAATTATTTGATTCGGTACGCCTGGCAGAAGGAGAAACCAAGGCTCGTCTTTCAATCATTGGCGCAGATCCATTCACTGGAAACAGTGCCGGTAGTATCTCGCCAAACGATACTGAGGTCATCCTCATTAGCAACAAGGGAAAGACAAAGACACCACTGCGTTACAAGCCGGAAATCAAATTCAAACAGGTACTGGCCCCTGGCGAACATGAAGATCTTAGCAAATATGATCCCCACATTGGGATTCTTGTAGAAAACCCGACAAACAAGCCGGCCTTACTAAAACAGGTCAGGCACCGCTATTCAGGTGGGACTCGGGGCACCGACTGGATGGAAACTTACTACCCATTAGAACAAATTATCCCAAAAAATTCGGAACATCTCCTTATTGATAAAGAATTTCTTAATGTCCGACTATGTGAGGATCTTTCGGGAGAGACACACGATGAAAGGATCTCAATTTCGATGGCGTTTGCCGAGGATTTGGGTCTGAAAATTCCAGTGTCCTACAATCAGGAAAATAAAAGCGATGGTTGCCAGACTTCGTTAGCCGGTGAAGCAGAAACAGCTCCTCCGAGGACTGAAACTCCGACAGAAACTGATCAGGGGTAACAATGATAGAGGGGACTACAGGACGGTACACAGACGACTCACCGGATGCGCTAGCCGAACTTACAAGCTCAGATACCAGTGTCACAGCGGCCACTGGAGAGAGTGGCGTGACTACCGAGTCGGCTACCACTGCTGGGATCAATTCATCAACGGTTCAATCAGCTGAAATAGCATCACAACCCAGCAACTCGTCGATAGCTGAGGCGTTGGTCTCAAATTCAAATCTGTCAACATCTGCTTCGGTATCTGCACCCCCGGGTGGCGGAGTCCCCCAATCGGGCTTTCTCCCGAACGGGTCACTCACGAATGCAACATACCTTTCCGAAGGGGTATCAAATGGCGTTGGAGGTTTATTCACCGGTATTCTCACTGGTATTATAAAAGAAATTGAAAGATTACTTACTGGAATGTTGAAGACATTGGTTGGTACACCCGGTCCCGAAGGCGCTGGGAGTGGGATCAATATCGCATATATGAGTGCTACAAATTCGCCGTGGAAGGCGCTGATAAACGATCTGTATTGGCAGTATTCCTTGGGTTTAGCGATCGGGATTCTAATAATTGTTCTCGCATTCGTTGGACTCCGATATAATGCGATAGATCCAGGAGTCCGAAAGAAACTCACTCGGAGGATTTTCTTTGCATTTTTGTCGATTTTTTTCTGGTTGCCGATGGCCTCGCTCGCAACTCAGTTTCTCAATGAAGTGGGAATTGTGATCGCTAACGGAGCTGGAGGGGGAACCAGCCTTACAACGGTTGAAACATTTATTCTCGAAGGTGTCAACCTAGCGTTAAATAATAAGAAGGGTCTTGGTCAGTTCTTATTTGTATCTGGAATTGTCATATACATATACCTCAAAGTTATATTCACCGCACTTGGGCGCTGGGCCGGGATATTCCTCCTGACGATCTTTATGCCTGTTTTGGCGGTCTTCTGGGCGCTAGAGGTATGGCCATTAAATCGCTTTGCTGGACTCTCAAAAAGGATTGCGGGAGCATATCCAGGCCTCATAGCTGGTGGCCTCCCAGCCGCAATGTTGGTCCGCCTCAGTGTTATAGGGGGCAATTGGGGGCTACCAGCCGAGGTTGGGGCCTATGTCGATATCCTCGCTTTGTTTATCGCGGTCAAAGCCCAGCTGGTCATGGTAAAAAAGAGCAGTAAGCTTGCTGCAAAGCCTGCGAAGATTGGTGGCGCAATGCTGGCGACAACTTCCGTTGCAGCCTCGTACGCTGTCGGAGGTCCTGCTGCCGGTGCAGCAGCCAGTGGAGCACAAAAGGCTGCAAAGGGGCAGACCGGGGGGATGGAAGCATACCAGCTTCACCGGGCAATGTCCTCCAAACAACCACCACAGATCGGGTCCCAGAATAAAAGCTCTGGAGCACAAGATGAAGAGACACCATCGGGTAGCAACAGTTCGTCACCTGGGGACAGCTCCAATAGTACATCTGATGAGGGGGAGCTATCTGGAGATCTCTCTGGTAGTTCTCCTGATGAGGAACCGACAGAGAGTGGCGGCAGTGAAACCCCCAATACGGACGACGGCGACACCCCCGAAGATTCGGGAAGGAACACCGATCAAGAGACCCCAGGTCAATCTGCGGAGGGTCCAGAACAATCTCCCGACACTAATTCGACCGGGAGCGGTTGGTTCAGTGCGACGGAGTCCGGCCAAAGCAGCTCCGAGATAGCCGACGCTTCACAAGAGGGCTATTCTCAGGGCGACCGCGTGGTAATCGACTCAGAGGACTTCGATCACACTGATAAACGTGCTGTCGTCACCAGCTCCGTCCCTGGTCACGTCAAAGTCCGGCCCGAGTCGCGTGAGCGATCTGAAGACATGACACTGGAAGCCTCTGAGGTTGCGATGTACGAACCCGGACCAGAGGTTGACCGCCAGTTCAATCCCGGGGATCCAGTTCGGATCACTGCCGATGAATTCGAGGCTGCTGATAGCCGGGCGACCGTCACAAAGCCCCCCGTCCCTGGGAAGAAAGCCACCGTACGGCCAGTCAATCTGCCCGGAGAGATCGAAGTGTCAGAAGCTGACCTCGCTGCTGTCCCCACAGAGAGTCCCCAGCCGACAGATACCAGCGAACCAGAGCCTGCCGTTCCCGAAGGCTGGGACGGCGATGACGGCCGCGATTCACCCGTTGAACCGGAACGGATTGCTCCAGTTGGACCACGAACTACCACTACCCAGTCCGACCCCCTCGCTGATCTCCAGGGCCAGGACTCCGGCCAGTCTGTAGTAACCGAATCGAGTGACACTAGCACGTCTGCTGGTGAGCACGGCTCCGAGCCCCAGGGAGAGCGCAGTGGATCGGAACCAGTGTCGGCTGATCCACCCCAGCCTGGTGATGAAGTTCCCAACACCGAAGGGGTCGAAACCCCCGGGCGATCGGCAACTGAAATCACAGATACCTCCCCAGGTGATCAGCCCCCTCAAGAGAAGAAGACAGCCACAACATCGGAACTCGATCCATCGGATCTCGTCGCGAACCCAGATGCCGAAAAGTATCAACAAGGGTTCGACGACAGGTCCCAAGAGACGACCCAGGACGCACCGGAAGCAACCGAACGGAGTTCTCAACAATCCGACTACCGCAGTTCGGAGACTGAAGACACCGACGTGGGCTCAGACTCCAGCCAAACCATCGACGAAGCACTCGCGACCGACGACGACATACTCGGTCGTGAAGCCTACGCAGACCCCTTCGAGACGGAAACTACCGAGAGTGATGACTCATGAGTGAGACAAACACCGAGTACAGCACGAACATCATCCACGAATCCCTCGGAAGCAAAACCGAGTTCTGGGGAGAGTATACCCTAGCAGAACTCGCCCTGTTCGTCGTCCCGATCTTCGGGTATTTCCTCTTCCTAGGCATCCCCTTCGTGCCAGCAAGTGCGTTCCTGCCAGCAACAGGCGCCGTCATCGCCCTCGAAATCTTGCTGTTTGCACTCTTCCAGGTCAAACCCAGCTACTACCGACTGACCGAGTGGCTCATGGTGAGACTGCGATTCGCCGTCCAGAAAGAAAAACACACCATCGACGACGGCAATCAAGATACCCGCCATGTCACTCGCCTCAAACGGATCATGCCCCACGGAATCGAGCGCATCGACGGTGCCCACGTCGGGGCTGTCGAAGTTCGCCCGGCAAACATGGCCCTCGAAGACGGCAAGCAGTGGGCCAATGCCGTCTCCTCGCTCACAGACCTCGTCACTGCCCTCGAAGGGACCGCCGAAATCTACGTTACGACCACCAACGTGAGCAACCGGCCACATATCGAAGCCCACGAAGAGCGCTTGCAGGACCCCGATGTCCAGAGCCTCCCCATGCTTCGAGGCGTCCTCTCCCAATGGGTCAACCGCTATACCAACGATGACGGCGAAATCCAGGATTCCACCGAGATGCAGCGGGAATACTATATCATCATCACGGTCACCGACAGCGACATCGACGAACTCGAGCGGGAGTCGACATCGCTGCTGGGCTACTTCGAAGACCTTCCCGGAATCGGCAGAGCCGTCTCGAAGCTTACCCCAGAGACGTTCACTGACGCCGAGCGCGAGAAGTACAAGGCGAAGAAACTGAACGACCGCCTGGGGAACGTCTCGCGAGCGGTCGACAACCTCTATCGCTGTCGTGGGAATGCCGTCTCGCCGTTTGACCTCGCACAGCTTACCAAGGACTATTGGGCCTGCGAGTCCCGGCCGCACTCGGACTTCGCGTCGACGGCCGGCATCTCACCGATCAGTTACTCGGACGACCAGGACAACGGCGGCGACGACGTCAACGACGCGCTGACTGCCGAGGACCTTGCTGACGATGATGATGCTGACACTGCTCCAGCGGACGCCGGCGACACCGAGGAGACAGAAGCTAAGGAGACCGAAGCCAGAGAAGATCTAGAGCACGTCGAGGAAGCTGGCGAAGAAATCGAATACATTTCACCGGATGTCTCCCAGCCGGGTCGGAAGCATCAGTCGATCGTAGCGCCGACGGCAATCGACTGGCAGACGGACTACACGCTGATCGAGAACGAGACCTATGCGCGGACCTTCTGGATCGAGACGTTCCCAGAGCATCCGACCAACGGCCTCTTCGAGCGGTTGTTGCTGGATACCGATCTGCGGGCCGACGTGAACATCCACGTTGACCCCTACGACTCCCAAGATGCAGTCCAGGTCATGTCAGAGTGGATCACCTCGCTGCGGATGGTCCAAAACGACATGGGCGAACTCGAAGCCGAGGACATTCGCGACGATATCAACCGGGCAAAATACCTCCGCCAGTTAGTCCGGCGCAACAGAGCCTCGCTCTACCAGGCCGGCGTCTTCGTCCGGATTACCGCCGACTCGAAAGAAGAACTGCGAACACAGACCAACCAGCTGGAAACCCTCCTGCGGGACGCCCCGGCGAACTGCTCGGTCAAACGAGCAACCCGACGCCAGGAACAGGGCATGGTCACTGTCTCGCCACTAGGCGGGAACGAACTCGGCCGTGGCCGGTTGTCGGCGATGACCGGCGAAGCCCTCGGCTCGATGTTTCCGTTCTCGTCGAATTACCTCCGCATGGAAGACGGAATCGAATACGGCACCCACGGCCACAACGGGTCGTCGCTGCTGATCGATCCCTGGGAACTGGAGACTGGCCACTCCGAATTGGTCACCGGAATGCCCGGCGGCGGAAAATCCCACGGGACTCAGGCCCGATCGATCAGGATGATGAAAAAACGGTCGGACGTCAAGCAGGTGTTTATCGACCCCGTCGCCGGGATGCGTGGGTCGGCGAAGATGCTCAACGCCAAGACGATCACGGTCAGCGGAGAGACGCCGCTGAACCCGTGTGAAATGCATCCCACACCGGAACACATCCTGCGAAAGTCTCCGGACATGCAGCCGGTCGCCTCGAAGAAAGACGAGGTCTTCGGGGTAATCGAGAACTTCCTGAAGAGCCGGAATATCGACCTGGAGATGCACTCGGGGCTGATCACGTTCCTGATCGATGCAATCTTCGAGCAGTCCGACATCGACCCCGACGACCCGTCGACGCACACGCCGGAGAACTCCCCCAGCATGGCGGACTTCCTGGACCTGATCGACGATATTCAGGAGGACCCGTCGCTGTTCCCTGGTGCAACCACCGAGTCCTCGCGACAGAAGATTCGAGAATACGCCAATGAACTGTCGGTGGCACTACACCCGTTCCGGCAGGGCTCGACCTACGGAAACCTCTCCGAGGAGTCGAACCTGAACCTGATCGAAGACGACAGCAAGGCGGTCTATCTGGACCTCCAGCAGATCGAGGGATCCGGCAGCGGCCTAGGCAAGCAGTCGTTCATCATGCAGTTGCTGCTGAGCAATCTCTACCAGCAGGCCAAGAACATGGACCAGAAGGTCGAGATCATCATCGACGAAGCCCATTACCTGTTCAACGACGATGCGAATCTAGCATTCCTGAACCAAATCGCCCGCCACCAGCGCCACGCCGGGCTCCGGCTGGTGATGCTCTCCCAGACGCTCCAGGAGTTCTACGACGAGGGTGTCGCCGAAGAGATTGCGGGGATGTGCCCGATCATGGTCCACCATCGCGAGCCGGACCTGGGCGAGAAGACGGCGAACCGGGCCGGACTCACGAGCGAGCAACAGCACTACATCAACACGGCCGAGGCCGGCAAGGAGTCGATCGGTGAAGGCCAGGGCTTCTCCCAGGCGCTGGTCCGGGTCGACGAACACGGAGACTACCCGCTGACGATCCGAACTTCGTGGGAGGAAAAGCGGGTGATCGACCTTGACGCCCACGGCCGGGACGCACTGGCAGCGCTGGTCGATAGCCAGCCAGAACAGATCAAAGAGTTCGAGCAGTTCGTCTACGCCCACGGACTGCGCCATGAGTTGACCGAGCGGTTCGGGTTCGAGCCAGAGCAGGCAGAAAAAGTGCTGTCCGGGCTCTCTCAGGAAGAGCTGATGGATTCGGTTCGTGTGGCGCTCGAACAGAATGGAACGGCGACAGCGGTTGCTGACGGCGGCTCAACTGACACAACCACCGCAGATACTGGAGGCTCTTCAGAATGACTCGAAAGAAGATCACGATGTATGGAACCGAGGAACAGAAAGAGCAGATCGAACAGCGCGCCCAACAGTGTGGGGTGAGTGTCTCTGAATACTGTCTTGAAGCGGTTGAACAACGAATCGCCCGAGAACTACAACAAAAGCGGATGTCCGATATCGGGGTCGAAAACCGGATTGATGAGATCAATGAAGAGCTCAACAACAGAGCGGACCGGATTTTTGGTGGTTCAACCGACCAAGAGCAACTCTATGGGATTGCCTTATGGGAACTACTGAGTGGTGAATTCTCTCGAGAAACCCGGAAAGAGTCAATGAAATCAGCGTCTAATAAGTTAGATAAAGGTATAAAGAAGCTACAGAAAAAGGACGGTGAGGTCCAATGACCCGCGACAATCGAATCCAAGTATATCCATCCGATGAATTAGCTGAGAAAATAGAAAGAAGGGCTGAGGAGGCAGGCCTCAGCATTTCGGAGTTTTGTTCACAAGCTCTCGAAACCCATCTTGAGCAAGAGACCAGGGAATCCGAGGAGAGTCGATATAACCCTAGTAAGCGGCTTGAGGTGAAAATCGAACAGGCCCGTCAGGAGGTAATGGAGACCCTTGACGAACTTGAGTCGGAGACTAGTGAGGAGATCGAACAGCTCCAGGCCCTTCGGACGATGTACGTGATTTCGTTGTGGGAATTACTCAAGGAGGATTACGGGCCTGCTCAGCGAAAAGAAGCAATGGAACGAGCCTCAGAACGCCTTGCTGATCGGCATTCGACTGATGAGCAGTCTGGGTCAGCGATAGACGCGGAATAACCAGGCTTTCTGAGAGCGAGCAATGATTACGAAAACAGATTTTCAGCGAGGTGGCGCAGGCAACATTGTCAAGTATATACGGAGA
This genomic interval from Haloarcula halophila contains the following:
- a CDS encoding ribbon-helix-helix protein, CopG family, coding for MTRDNRIQVYPSDELAEKIERRAEEAGLSISEFCSQALETHLEQETRESEESRYNPSKRLEVKIEQARQEVMETLDELESETSEEIEQLQALRTMYVISLWELLKEDYGPAQRKEAMERASERLADRHSTDEQSGSAIDAE
- a CDS encoding VirB4 family type IV secretion system protein encodes the protein MSETNTEYSTNIIHESLGSKTEFWGEYTLAELALFVVPIFGYFLFLGIPFVPASAFLPATGAVIALEILLFALFQVKPSYYRLTEWLMVRLRFAVQKEKHTIDDGNQDTRHVTRLKRIMPHGIERIDGAHVGAVEVRPANMALEDGKQWANAVSSLTDLVTALEGTAEIYVTTTNVSNRPHIEAHEERLQDPDVQSLPMLRGVLSQWVNRYTNDDGEIQDSTEMQREYYIIITVTDSDIDELERESTSLLGYFEDLPGIGRAVSKLTPETFTDAEREKYKAKKLNDRLGNVSRAVDNLYRCRGNAVSPFDLAQLTKDYWACESRPHSDFASTAGISPISYSDDQDNGGDDVNDALTAEDLADDDDADTAPADAGDTEETEAKETEAREDLEHVEEAGEEIEYISPDVSQPGRKHQSIVAPTAIDWQTDYTLIENETYARTFWIETFPEHPTNGLFERLLLDTDLRADVNIHVDPYDSQDAVQVMSEWITSLRMVQNDMGELEAEDIRDDINRAKYLRQLVRRNRASLYQAGVFVRITADSKEELRTQTNQLETLLRDAPANCSVKRATRRQEQGMVTVSPLGGNELGRGRLSAMTGEALGSMFPFSSNYLRMEDGIEYGTHGHNGSSLLIDPWELETGHSELVTGMPGGGKSHGTQARSIRMMKKRSDVKQVFIDPVAGMRGSAKMLNAKTITVSGETPLNPCEMHPTPEHILRKSPDMQPVASKKDEVFGVIENFLKSRNIDLEMHSGLITFLIDAIFEQSDIDPDDPSTHTPENSPSMADFLDLIDDIQEDPSLFPGATTESSRQKIREYANELSVALHPFRQGSTYGNLSEESNLNLIEDDSKAVYLDLQQIEGSGSGLGKQSFIMQLLLSNLYQQAKNMDQKVEIIIDEAHYLFNDDANLAFLNQIARHQRHAGLRLVMLSQTLQEFYDEGVAEEIAGMCPIMVHHREPDLGEKTANRAGLTSEQQHYINTAEAGKESIGEGQGFSQALVRVDEHGDYPLTIRTSWEEKRVIDLDAHGRDALAALVDSQPEQIKEFEQFVYAHGLRHELTERFGFEPEQAEKVLSGLSQEELMDSVRVALEQNGTATAVADGGSTDTTTADTGGSSE
- a CDS encoding plasmid mobilization protein, which encodes MTRKKITMYGTEEQKEQIEQRAQQCGVSVSEYCLEAVEQRIARELQQKRMSDIGVENRIDEINEELNNRADRIFGGSTDQEQLYGIALWELLSGEFSRETRKESMKSASNKLDKGIKKLQKKDGEVQ